From one Lolium rigidum isolate FL_2022 chromosome 4, APGP_CSIRO_Lrig_0.1, whole genome shotgun sequence genomic stretch:
- the LOC124706505 gene encoding uncharacterized protein LOC124706505 isoform X3, whose amino-acid sequence MAILVSCVPTRASALHTPEVSRRQTSTGISVSARRRRIPVGLTTESWGISCVPPITRATPIAAVDSGAGEPPAGGKFPAVDPGAGEPPAGGKTSAVDPVPGEQPARGKFSLPNIPSWVKLVLGAYFAAVPFYWQMRAMEERVEEAAEEAIEAVERVAETAEKIAEDVAEAFPENKSLKKAASRIKAITYEVEEDANKAEAILHKIEQIEKEVDEAVDSITKKKK is encoded by the exons ATGGCGATCCTCGTATCTTGCGTTCCTACCAGAGCCTCGGCGCTACACACTCCAGAGGTTTCTCGTCGGCAAACGAGCACAGGTATATCTGTATCAGCTCGCCGCCGGCGAATCCCCGTCGGCTTAACCACGGAGTCTTGGGGCATCAGCTGTGTCCCGCCGATTACAAGAGCAACACC AATCGCTGCAGTTGATTCAGGAGCCGGAGAGCCGCCAGCAGGAGGAAAATTCCCAGCAGTTGATCCAGGAGCTGGAGAACCGCCAGCGGGAGGGAAAACCTCAGCAGTTGACCCAGTACCCGGAGAACAGCCAGCACGAGGGAAATTTTCCTTACCCAACATACCTTCATG GGTGAAGTTGGTCCTTGGTGCCTACTTTGCTGCAGTACCATTTTACTGGCAGATGAGGGCAATGGAAG AAAGGGTGGAGGAAGCAGCAGAGGAAGCAATCGAAGCGGTCGAAAGGGTGGCGGAGACGGCTGAGAAAATTGCCGAAGATGTCGCCGAAGCGTTTCCTGAGAATAAAAGCCTAAAAAAGGCAGCATCTAGGATCAAGGCCATCACATATGAGGTCGAGGAAGATGCGAACAAAGCCGAGGCCATACTTCATAAG ATTGAGCAAATAGAGAAAGAGGTGGATGAAGCAGTTGATTCTATCacgaagaaaaaaaaatga
- the LOC124706505 gene encoding uncharacterized protein LOC124706505 isoform X4, translated as MRSRKMRTKPRPYFIRIAAVDSGAGEPPAGGKFPAVDPGAGEPPAGGKTSAVDPVPGEQPARGKFSLPNIPSWVKLVLGAYFAAVPFYWQMRAMEERVEEAAEEAIEAVERVAETAEKIAEDVAEAFPENKSLKKAASRIKAITYEVEEDANKAEAILHKIEQIEKEVDEAVDSITKKKK; from the exons ATGAGGTCGAGGAAGATGCGAACAAAGCCGAGGCCCTACTTCATAAG AATCGCTGCAGTTGATTCAGGAGCCGGAGAGCCGCCAGCAGGAGGAAAATTCCCAGCAGTTGATCCAGGAGCTGGAGAACCGCCAGCGGGAGGGAAAACCTCAGCAGTTGACCCAGTACCCGGAGAACAGCCAGCACGAGGGAAATTTTCCTTACCCAACATACCTTCATG GGTGAAGTTGGTCCTTGGTGCCTACTTTGCTGCAGTACCATTTTACTGGCAGATGAGGGCAATGGAAG AAAGGGTGGAGGAAGCAGCAGAGGAAGCAATCGAAGCGGTCGAAAGGGTGGCGGAGACGGCTGAGAAAATTGCCGAAGATGTCGCCGAAGCGTTTCCTGAGAATAAAAGCCTAAAAAAGGCAGCATCTAGGATCAAGGCCATCACATATGAGGTCGAGGAAGATGCGAACAAAGCCGAGGCCATACTTCATAAG ATTGAGCAAATAGAGAAAGAGGTGGATGAAGCAGTTGATTCTATCacgaagaaaaaaaaatga